The Lutibacter profundi region GAAGAATTGATATTAATTTTAAAAACAGGTATGGCTAAATTAATTGAATAATTTACCTGTATAAATTTTACTTTTTTAAGTTCAACTGGTTTTTATAAGATTTGTGTAATTCTGTTTTTGACTAAAACATTCAGATAACTAACTCAATTTCTTTAATTGTTCAACCCCCAATTAATCGAGCGTTGTTTATAATAATTAGGATAATACCAATCAAGGTTTAAATTGAAAATCATTTAATTAATTTTTTCTTCTATTATTTACAATATTGAGAGTAATTTATAACAACCCAAAACCGGTAGAAGGTTGTTTTAGGAAATGAAATTTTTAAAAGTGCCATTTTTATAAAAAATAACGATTCGTTCAATTTCATCTTCTTTTTTAGCATCAGTTACACTCTCAGTACCTAATTTTTTTGTTTGTGTACTGCCACCATCAGTCAAAGATAGGGGAGTGTATTTGTTGTTCGTTATTGTTTGTTTGGGAAATTCTCCAATACCATTTAGTAACCAATATAATTCTACCTCGGGAAATGTTTTTAAAATTTTAAGCACAAATTCTAAACTGGGTTTATTTCTTCCAGATAAAATATGTGAAATACTCGATCGCTGTATTTCCATTTTTTCTGCTAGTAGGGATGCCGATATTTCGTAATAATCTATAATTATTTTAAGCCGTTTTGCAAATTCTTCAACGTTTACCATTGTAATAAAATTAATATTACAAATGTAACATATCTCTAAGTAAGAAACAAAAAATAAATTTAAACGAGTAATAAACCCTGACTAAACCTACAATAATCACTTCAAATAATACTAACTAATGTATTAATTAACAAGACTTTAAAATTAGTATATAGATTTTTCTTATTTCATTTATCTAAATGGTTCACATACTTAAATAAAAGCAAGTAAAATGTTTACAATTGTATATTTTTGAATAGGTAATCTTGTATACAATTGTAAACATTTGATTATTTACATTTGTAACATGGATTTTATGAGTGTAAATAAGTTAGAACGTTGGTATAATTTAAATTTTGAAAAAAGATTAAAAGGTAGAAGAATTTTGTTTGTAGATATTGATCCTTTAATCTTAAGTTTATCCTCAAAATTTAAAAAAGAAATTTTAGGCTATTCAGAAAATAATATCCCAATTTATAAAATAAGCGTTGGCACTGGTAAAGTGAAGATTCTTACTTGGTCTCAAATGCATGGAAATGAAAGTACAGGAACTAAGGCTTTATTTGATTTGTTTCATTTTTTTGAAGATGATTCTGTTGAAATTAAAAAAATAACCGAATTAATCCTTTCTAATTGTACGCTTGAATTTATAGTTTTATTAAATCCAGATGGCGCCATTCAATTTACTCGAGAAAACGCCATTAAAATAGATTTGAATAGAGATGCTGTAGCTCAAAAGGCGATTGAAAGTAGGTTATTAAGAAGTACGTTAGAAAATTTGAACCCTAAATTTTGTTTTAATTTACATGACCAGCGTTCTATTTTTAATGTTAAAGGATCTCAAAACCCGGCAACTATTTCTTTCCTAGCACCTTCAGAAGACATTCAAAGGACGTTAACAACCGGCAGAAAGCAAACTATGAGTGTTATTGTTGCCATGAATAGCTTTCTACAGCAAATAATTCCGAATCATATTGGTAGATACACCGATGA contains the following coding sequences:
- a CDS encoding helix-turn-helix domain-containing protein, which codes for MVNVEEFAKRLKIIIDYYEISASLLAEKMEIQRSSISHILSGRNKPSLEFVLKILKTFPEVELYWLLNGIGEFPKQTITNNKYTPLSLTDGGSTQTKKLGTESVTDAKKEDEIERIVIFYKNGTFKNFIS
- a CDS encoding M14 family zinc carboxypeptidase, whose amino-acid sequence is MSVNKLERWYNLNFEKRLKGRRILFVDIDPLILSLSSKFKKEILGYSENNIPIYKISVGTGKVKILTWSQMHGNESTGTKALFDLFHFFEDDSVEIKKITELILSNCTLEFIVLLNPDGAIQFTRENAIKIDLNRDAVAQKAIESRLLRSTLENLNPKFCFNLHDQRSIFNVKGSQNPATISFLAPSEDIQRTLTTGRKQTMSVIVAMNSFLQQIIPNHIGRYTDEFYPTATGDNFQKLGHNTILIEAGHFKNDYERDITRKFNFYALLKGLFYIATSKNYINYKPYFNIPNNEKKFLDIIYKNVTIKENNIEHTKDIGIQYRFKVENNKLIRYKHIEKTGDLTNYYTYNYVNKENLKLKDLKLSNS